A single region of the Salipaludibacillus sp. LMS25 genome encodes:
- the deoD gene encoding purine-nucleoside phosphorylase, with the protein MSVHIGAKQGDIAESILLPGDPLRAKYIAENFLTDVTCYNEVRGMLGFTGTYKGERISVQGTGMGVPSISIYVHELINSYGVKNLIRVGTCGAIQKDVKVRDVIIAMSATSNSGVNQHHFKGIDFAPTANFDLLKKAYDGATAHKLNVKVGSVFTSDVFYNEDKDLIPLLANHQVLAVEMETSALYTIAARFDVNALSVLTVSDHILTGEETSSEERQSTFNDMVDVALTAAING; encoded by the coding sequence ATGAGTGTACATATTGGAGCAAAACAAGGTGACATAGCAGAGTCTATCTTATTACCAGGTGATCCTCTTCGCGCAAAATATATCGCAGAAAACTTTCTGACTGATGTGACGTGCTATAATGAAGTAAGAGGAATGCTCGGGTTTACAGGAACATATAAAGGTGAGCGAATTTCTGTGCAAGGGACAGGCATGGGTGTCCCTTCAATTTCAATTTATGTCCATGAATTAATTAACAGCTACGGGGTTAAAAACCTCATTCGGGTAGGGACGTGTGGCGCGATTCAAAAGGATGTAAAAGTACGAGACGTGATCATTGCCATGAGTGCTACTTCCAATTCAGGCGTGAATCAGCACCATTTTAAAGGGATTGATTTCGCACCAACAGCTAACTTTGATTTACTTAAAAAAGCTTATGACGGAGCAACTGCCCATAAGTTAAATGTTAAGGTAGGCAGTGTTTTTACGAGCGATGTTTTTTATAATGAAGACAAGGACCTCATTCCACTTCTCGCTAATCACCAAGTATTAGCAGTAGAGATGGAAACGTCCGCTCTTTACACCATCGCAGCCCGCTTCGATGTCAATGCCTTATCTGTTCTAACGGTCAGTGACCATATTTTAACTGGTGAAGAAACAAGTTCTGAAGAGCGCCAAAGCACGTTTAACGACATGGTTGATGTGGCACTTACTGCTGCTATTAACGGCTAA
- a CDS encoding HD-GYP domain-containing protein, protein MEVINSLNWEDAIIGRVLADDVVSQSGHFLLRKGTVLTHWHLNILKNHSIEEIRLKEQTEPPVSLELKQVFKHKEPLSTHYYENIKEIKRLFQDAISKQVPSLQEFMVPFTPLMETVLKGPDIFLELRHIKGHDEYTFRHCLNVGLLSATIGKILRYPHNETVKLGMMGFLHDIGKMKVSLQLLNKEDTLTEEEFKEIQNHTIYGRDILKEMDGTSDDVINGALFHHERLNGSGYPFGLKKKEIPFLAQIIAVADVYDAISSDRIYRDKFTPFEALDELVQEVYKNKLNGEIVFPFVSHILNGYIGKEVELSDGAKGEIVQLFMEEINRPLIKIGDDFIDLKTERQLHIKDVYIPDKNFVFNSNKEDI, encoded by the coding sequence ATGGAAGTAATCAATAGTTTAAACTGGGAAGACGCCATTATTGGCCGAGTACTTGCTGATGACGTCGTTTCCCAGTCAGGCCATTTTTTATTGAGAAAAGGAACAGTATTAACCCATTGGCATCTTAATATTTTAAAAAATCATAGTATTGAAGAAATTCGTTTGAAAGAACAGACAGAACCACCAGTTAGTTTAGAATTAAAACAAGTTTTTAAACATAAGGAACCGCTGTCTACTCATTATTATGAAAATATTAAAGAGATTAAAAGACTTTTTCAGGATGCTATATCTAAACAAGTACCTTCTTTACAAGAATTTATGGTACCTTTTACTCCTTTAATGGAAACTGTCTTAAAAGGCCCAGACATTTTTTTAGAGCTGCGACACATAAAAGGGCATGATGAGTATACATTTCGTCATTGTCTTAATGTAGGCCTTCTATCGGCTACTATCGGTAAAATTCTGCGCTATCCGCATAATGAGACAGTGAAATTAGGGATGATGGGGTTTTTACATGATATTGGTAAAATGAAAGTGTCGCTACAGTTACTTAATAAAGAGGATACACTGACAGAGGAAGAATTTAAAGAAATCCAAAATCATACGATTTATGGTCGCGACATTTTAAAAGAAATGGATGGAACTAGTGACGATGTCATTAACGGTGCTCTTTTTCATCATGAAAGATTAAACGGTTCAGGCTATCCTTTTGGACTTAAGAAAAAAGAAATTCCATTTTTAGCACAAATTATTGCGGTAGCGGATGTGTATGATGCGATTTCCTCTGATAGAATTTATCGTGATAAATTTACGCCTTTTGAAGCGCTGGATGAGTTAGTACAAGAAGTATATAAGAATAAGCTCAATGGAGAAATTGTTTTTCCGTTTGTTTCTCATATACTTAATGGCTACATTGGAAAAGAAGTAGAATTAAGCGATGGCGCTAAAGGAGAAATAGTGCAACTATTTATGGAAGAAATTAACCGTCCTCTTATCAAAATAGGAGACGATTTTATTGATTTAAAAACAGAGCGACAACTTCATATAAAAGATGTCTATATTCCAGACAAAAATTTTGTATTTAACTCTAATAAAGAAGACATATGA
- a CDS encoding TlpA disulfide reductase family protein, which produces MKLREPMPELDGATTWLNGEKSKSELIGDKPTLIHFWSVSCGLCKDAMPDVNTFRDEYKDELNVIAVHMPRSEKDLDLSTIESTAKEHDISQPIYVDSEHKLTDAFENQYVPAYYVFDKDGQLRHFQAGGGGMKMLRKRVNRVLGVEQK; this is translated from the coding sequence ATGAAGCTACGTGAACCAATGCCAGAATTAGACGGTGCAACCACTTGGCTAAATGGCGAAAAATCAAAATCAGAGCTAATAGGTGACAAACCAACTCTCATTCATTTTTGGTCGGTAAGCTGCGGACTTTGTAAAGATGCCATGCCTGATGTGAATACATTTCGCGATGAGTACAAAGATGAGCTGAATGTGATCGCTGTCCATATGCCACGTTCTGAAAAGGATCTTGATTTAAGTACCATCGAATCTACTGCTAAGGAACATGACATTAGCCAACCGATTTACGTTGACAGTGAACATAAACTAACTGACGCTTTTGAAAATCAATACGTGCCAGCTTATTACGTATTTGATAAAGACGGTCAACTACGCCATTTTCAAGCCGGTGGCGGCGGTATGAAGATGCTTCGTAAACGTGTAAACCGTGTTCTTGGTGTAGAGCAAAAATAG
- a CDS encoding peroxiredoxin produces MSDKRMVAKQAPRFEMEAVMPNKEFSKVSLEDYMKKDQWTVLFFYPMDFTYVCPTEITSLSDRYDEFEDLDAEVIGVSTDTVHTHLAWINTHRDNNGLGDLNYPLAADTNHTVSREYGVLIEDEGVALRGLFIISPEGELMYSVVNHNNIGRDVDETLRVLQALQTGGLCPANWKPGQATL; encoded by the coding sequence ATGTCAGATAAACGAATGGTAGCAAAACAGGCACCAAGATTTGAAATGGAAGCTGTCATGCCAAATAAAGAATTTAGTAAAGTATCTTTAGAAGACTACATGAAAAAAGACCAATGGACAGTGTTATTCTTTTATCCAATGGATTTCACCTATGTGTGTCCAACTGAAATTACATCCTTAAGTGATCGATACGATGAATTTGAAGATCTAGATGCTGAAGTCATCGGTGTCTCAACTGACACCGTTCATACGCATTTAGCGTGGATTAACACACACCGTGATAATAATGGGCTAGGGGATCTAAATTATCCACTGGCTGCTGATACGAACCATACTGTTTCTCGTGAATATGGTGTTCTTATTGAGGACGAAGGCGTGGCACTACGGGGACTTTTCATTATTAGCCCTGAAGGTGAGCTGATGTATTCTGTTGTAAATCACAATAATATCGGCCGCGACGTAGATGAAACCTTACGTGTTCTTCAAGCGCTTCAAACTGGTGGTCTTTGTCCTGCAAACTGGAAGCCTGGACAAGCTACTTTATAA
- a CDS encoding CBS domain-containing protein produces MQTIFSHSNLDFDGLASLIAAKKLYPEADIILPAKVAPEVNHFLAIYKDIFKFKRISEVQCEKITDLILVDTNSIKRLGHTVDKLPPDVTYHVYDHHPQTEETVSYTKGKIDHVGATITLLTELIQQQNLSVSPLEATLFGLGVYSDTGAFTYENTTSRDLAAAAFHLEQGANLHVIEQFRDTPLTDEQLSLFHRLLDNNDLVSIDGTDIIIAYHSQKSYTGHLSVITKKLLQVTGADAVYSVVTMGNKTFITARADNDRMNVLPVIRHFNGGGHEKAASASVNGKTLTSIISDIKTSLSNTVEAAITAKHIMSSPVRVVAPDTTIETVSKMLYRYGHTGFPVVEGEKVIGIISRRDVDKALHHDLGHAPVKGYMSHSPITIDLHEKISTIREFMIEEHVGRLPVIHKDQLIGIVSRTDIIQAMHGINKSSVHSIQHTPAPLKRQLTQTMKKQLPSTIYNVLKLLGKEAGRLSMCAYLIGGTVRDLLLDRRNEDMDIVVEGDGIDFALHMQERYGGHVRTHETFRTATWKHPNGYKVDLTSARTEYYDFPAALPNVELSTIKEDLYRRDFTINAMAICLHEEAFGELIDHFNGLKDLQNRQLRVLYNLSFVEDPTRLLRAIRFESRFKFHLSKNTERLAHESVSHIHSVSKPRLASELIRLFNEEDPLACVTRMDTFSLLNYLFHSPLDISLSLKHIKALTDWQTVLRDKDVAVHSSIWICYMALLTTMNKESFAELYDFCLTKEDIKTLDTFRSLTKQEISLEYLLSLSLMDLHMTFAHINKEPLIAWFSIFTEKNTTELFHYILKRETLKRTIDGEDLKQAGYQPSPLFKDMLLYSESLELTSPEISKAELLKAIHSNFSVNENRQPD; encoded by the coding sequence ATGCAAACGATATTTTCTCACAGCAATCTGGACTTTGATGGACTTGCCTCTTTGATTGCTGCTAAAAAATTATATCCTGAAGCTGATATTATATTACCTGCCAAAGTAGCACCTGAAGTTAACCATTTCTTAGCTATTTATAAAGATATATTTAAATTCAAACGTATCTCAGAAGTTCAATGTGAGAAAATAACCGACTTAATTCTTGTAGATACTAACAGTATAAAAAGGCTCGGTCACACCGTTGATAAACTGCCTCCTGATGTGACGTATCACGTTTATGATCATCATCCTCAGACAGAAGAAACGGTGTCATACACTAAAGGAAAGATTGATCATGTTGGCGCGACAATCACTCTTCTTACGGAATTAATTCAACAACAAAATCTCTCTGTCTCTCCCTTAGAGGCCACTCTTTTTGGATTAGGTGTTTATTCAGATACAGGGGCATTCACCTACGAAAACACAACATCAAGAGACTTAGCTGCTGCTGCATTTCATTTAGAACAAGGGGCTAATTTACACGTCATTGAACAGTTCCGTGATACCCCATTAACAGATGAACAGCTTTCGCTTTTTCATCGATTACTGGATAATAATGACCTTGTTTCAATTGATGGTACCGATATAATTATTGCCTATCACAGTCAAAAATCATACACTGGTCATCTTTCCGTTATCACAAAAAAATTGCTTCAAGTTACAGGAGCTGATGCTGTCTATTCTGTAGTGACAATGGGGAATAAAACATTCATAACAGCTCGGGCAGATAATGACAGAATGAATGTACTTCCTGTTATTAGACACTTCAACGGTGGCGGGCATGAGAAAGCTGCCTCTGCTTCAGTTAATGGAAAAACGCTTACTTCCATTATCTCTGACATCAAAACGTCTCTTTCTAATACCGTTGAAGCTGCCATCACTGCTAAACATATTATGTCATCTCCTGTTCGTGTCGTGGCCCCAGATACAACCATTGAAACAGTATCTAAAATGCTCTATCGCTACGGACATACAGGATTTCCAGTGGTAGAAGGTGAAAAGGTTATCGGTATCATTTCTCGAAGAGATGTTGATAAAGCCCTTCATCACGATTTAGGACATGCACCTGTAAAAGGGTATATGAGCCACTCTCCTATTACCATTGATCTTCATGAAAAAATCAGCACGATCCGTGAGTTTATGATTGAAGAACATGTAGGAAGGTTACCTGTTATTCATAAAGACCAGCTCATCGGTATCGTTTCAAGAACGGATATTATTCAGGCTATGCACGGGATCAATAAAAGTAGCGTACATAGCATTCAGCATACCCCTGCACCTTTAAAACGACAGCTTACACAGACGATGAAAAAGCAATTGCCTTCTACAATTTACAATGTGTTAAAACTGCTAGGCAAGGAAGCTGGAAGGTTATCCATGTGTGCTTATTTAATCGGGGGTACGGTAAGAGATTTACTTCTTGACCGACGTAATGAAGATATGGACATTGTCGTTGAAGGAGATGGCATTGATTTTGCACTTCATATGCAGGAACGCTACGGCGGTCATGTTAGAACCCATGAAACGTTTCGCACCGCTACTTGGAAGCATCCTAATGGCTATAAAGTCGATTTAACAAGTGCACGAACAGAATATTACGATTTCCCTGCAGCTCTGCCTAATGTCGAGCTTTCTACTATTAAAGAAGACTTATATAGACGAGATTTTACTATTAACGCCATGGCTATCTGCCTTCACGAAGAGGCTTTCGGTGAATTAATAGACCACTTTAACGGTTTAAAGGACTTGCAAAACCGACAATTACGTGTTCTTTACAATTTAAGCTTTGTGGAAGACCCCACACGACTTTTACGTGCCATTCGTTTTGAATCTCGCTTTAAATTTCACTTGTCGAAAAATACTGAACGACTTGCTCATGAATCTGTCAGCCATATTCATTCTGTCTCGAAACCTCGTCTTGCAAGTGAACTCATACGGTTGTTTAACGAAGAAGACCCTTTAGCTTGTGTGACGCGTATGGACACCTTTTCATTATTAAATTATCTGTTCCACTCTCCTTTAGACATCAGCTTATCATTAAAACATATTAAAGCTCTTACAGATTGGCAGACAGTTCTTCGAGACAAAGATGTGGCCGTTCACTCATCTATATGGATTTGTTATATGGCTTTATTAACAACTATGAATAAAGAAAGCTTTGCTGAATTATACGATTTTTGCTTAACAAAGGAAGACATTAAAACATTAGACACGTTCCGATCACTTACAAAACAAGAAATTAGTTTAGAGTATTTATTAAGTTTGTCGTTAATGGATTTACATATGACATTTGCTCATATTAATAAAGAGCCCCTCATAGCATGGTTTTCAATTTTTACTGAAAAAAATACAACAGAGCTTTTTCATTATATCCTTAAGCGGGAAACCTTGAAACGAACAATAGATGGCGAAGATTTAAAACAGGCGGGATATCAACCGAGCCCTCTATTTAAAGATATGCTGTTATATAGTGAAAGCCTTGAATTAACCTCACCTGAAATCTCTAAAGCAGAGTTGCTTAAAGCTATTCATTCTAACTTCTCTGTAAATGAGAATCGACAACCAGATTGA
- the pssA gene encoding CDP-diacylglycerol--serine O-phosphatidyltransferase — MVLLQHFFDSAVKRLRSQTANVFTIMNLGFGSLALLSLLQGHTGLTVAFISAAAILDLLDGKVARKMNIESEFGKQLDSLCDLISFGVAPSLLLYNAVLYQFGATGAMASTFFIICGAIRLARFNISDLSGFFIGLPITGAGCLLTISYLFSYSFPPPLFMFLILSLSVLMISHFRVKKL; from the coding sequence ATGGTCCTTTTACAACATTTTTTTGACAGTGCAGTTAAACGCTTACGTAGCCAGACGGCTAATGTTTTTACAATTATGAATCTCGGCTTTGGAAGTCTTGCGCTCCTTTCTTTACTTCAAGGGCACACGGGTTTGACAGTGGCGTTTATTAGTGCTGCCGCTATCCTAGATTTACTCGATGGTAAAGTTGCTAGAAAAATGAATATCGAATCAGAATTCGGTAAGCAATTGGACTCATTGTGTGACTTAATATCTTTTGGTGTAGCTCCTTCTCTCCTCCTGTATAATGCAGTACTCTATCAGTTTGGAGCAACTGGTGCAATGGCCTCGACTTTTTTTATCATTTGTGGCGCCATACGCCTTGCTCGGTTTAATATTTCTGACTTATCCGGATTCTTTATCGGTCTTCCCATCACTGGAGCAGGCTGTCTTCTAACGATCAGCTACCTGTTTAGTTATTCATTTCCGCCGCCTCTTTTCATGTTTCTCATTTTATCACTTTCTGTTTTAATGATCAGTCATTTCCGTGTTAAAAAATTATAA
- a CDS encoding phosphatidylserine decarboxylase, with translation MKKSLYRLMLELTHNPLYNVMLKKAATHRWSRAFIPSFSKTFNINTDEVARQQSEFHHLNDFFSRELKEGSRPVSQDVHEIVSPVDGVLAEVGDITDKTLMHIKQKPHSLETMLGLKSAVNTYLGGKYYVFYLSPKDYHRIHAPYAGHVRRRWALGRYSEPVNHLGFYFGQEPLATNYRLITEYETAKQRFAVVKIGALNVNSIHLSHTGSYSQKGEEMGYFSFGSTVVLLFQQDTVKLAQWIIDANKHDLPIKQGETIGSWIKQEETSS, from the coding sequence ATGAAAAAGAGCTTGTATCGTTTAATGCTCGAACTCACTCATAATCCACTATATAATGTTATGTTAAAAAAGGCGGCCACGCACAGATGGAGTCGGGCATTTATACCTTCATTTTCCAAAACTTTTAACATAAATACTGATGAAGTAGCGCGTCAGCAATCAGAATTTCATCACTTAAATGACTTTTTTAGCAGGGAGTTAAAAGAGGGCTCTCGCCCCGTTAGTCAGGATGTCCATGAGATTGTTAGCCCAGTTGATGGTGTTCTGGCAGAAGTAGGTGACATTACAGATAAAACACTTATGCATATTAAACAGAAGCCCCATTCCTTAGAAACGATGCTTGGCCTTAAAAGTGCTGTAAACACGTATTTGGGAGGGAAGTATTACGTCTTTTACTTATCACCGAAAGACTACCATCGCATTCATGCTCCTTATGCGGGGCATGTTAGACGACGTTGGGCGCTAGGAAGGTATTCAGAGCCCGTCAATCACTTAGGCTTTTATTTTGGACAAGAGCCATTAGCAACGAATTATCGACTAATTACAGAGTATGAAACCGCCAAACAGCGTTTTGCTGTCGTGAAAATCGGCGCATTAAATGTGAATAGTATCCATTTGTCACATACTGGGTCATACAGTCAAAAGGGTGAAGAAATGGGGTATTTTTCGTTTGGTTCTACGGTCGTTTTATTATTTCAACAAGACACGGTTAAATTAGCACAATGGATTATTGATGCGAATAAACATGATTTGCCGATTAAACAAGGTGAAACCATTGGATCATGGATAAAACAAGAAGAGACATCTTCTTAA
- the mnhG gene encoding monovalent cation/H(+) antiporter subunit G has translation MIEIIISIFLLVGGLLSLLGAIGILRLPDVYGRLHAATKSATLGVISIIIGVFLYFLVIHGMFVGKLLLTIVFVFMTAPVAAFMIARSAYNVNVKMSEKSTQDDLADAIKQQKSEADQ, from the coding sequence TTGATAGAGATCATCATTAGTATCTTTCTTTTAGTAGGAGGACTTCTAAGTCTCTTAGGGGCTATAGGGATTCTTAGATTACCTGATGTTTATGGACGCCTTCACGCCGCAACTAAAAGCGCCACACTCGGAGTTATTAGTATTATCATTGGCGTCTTTCTGTACTTTCTCGTGATTCATGGCATGTTTGTTGGAAAACTGCTACTCACAATCGTATTTGTGTTTATGACAGCGCCAGTAGCTGCGTTTATGATCGCCCGCTCAGCCTATAATGTTAACGTGAAAATGTCTGAAAAAAGCACGCAAGATGATTTAGCTGATGCGATAAAACAGCAAAAATCAGAAGCTGATCAATAA
- a CDS encoding Na(+)/H(+) antiporter subunit F1: MLTTVAIIVLILMSLSIFACTIRALIGPTMSDRLTALDTIGINLIGFTAILLLIQDTIAYAEVVLVLAILAFIGSVAIAKFIEGGVVLDRDHH; the protein is encoded by the coding sequence ATGTTAACGACTGTTGCAATAATTGTACTAATATTAATGTCCCTTTCTATTTTTGCTTGTACTATTCGTGCTCTAATCGGTCCTACCATGTCAGATCGACTAACAGCTTTGGATACAATCGGCATTAATCTCATTGGCTTTACTGCCATATTACTGTTAATTCAAGATACTATCGCCTATGCTGAAGTCGTCCTTGTCCTTGCTATTCTAGCTTTTATCGGCTCTGTAGCAATTGCAAAATTCATCGAGGGGGGTGTGGTTCTTGATAGAGATCATCATTAG
- a CDS encoding Na+/H+ antiporter subunit E, whose amino-acid sequence MAFQILLNIGLALIWMLLRTEYTVVEFMLGYIVGLLLLFVLRRFLHFDFYFRRVVAVFKLLVLFLYKLILSNIDMTKIVLSPNPDIQPGIIAVPTKLKTDWEVTLLANLISLTPGTLTMNFSKDGRTLFVHSIHVPDKEKAIAEIHDSFEKAIMEVTH is encoded by the coding sequence ATGGCCTTTCAAATTTTATTAAACATAGGTTTAGCTTTAATATGGATGTTGTTAAGGACCGAGTATACTGTCGTAGAATTTATGCTTGGTTATATCGTTGGTTTATTACTTTTATTTGTTCTAAGAAGGTTTTTACACTTCGATTTTTATTTCCGACGTGTTGTAGCAGTATTCAAACTATTAGTGTTGTTTCTTTATAAACTTATCTTGTCTAATATTGATATGACAAAAATTGTTTTAAGTCCGAATCCAGACATTCAACCAGGGATCATTGCTGTACCGACAAAACTCAAAACAGATTGGGAAGTAACACTTTTAGCTAATCTGATTTCTCTTACTCCTGGAACTTTAACGATGAATTTTTCGAAAGATGGGCGAACTTTATTTGTTCACTCCATTCACGTACCTGACAAAGAAAAGGCTATTGCTGAGATTCATGATTCATTTGAAAAAGCGATTATGGAGGTGACACATTAA
- a CDS encoding Na+/H+ antiporter subunit D, with protein MNNLVILPILIPLLVGIILIFFKNSKHIQRVASIIATSSMLVISSYMTYIVYTDGIQTIELGAWPAPFGIVLVADLLSSSLVTLSALLSIVCLIFAFQTFSAEREKNYFHPFFLFLMVGVNGSFLTGDLFNLFVFFEVMLIASFILISMGSKRYQLRESLKYVIINTVSSMFFITAIAYLYGVTGTLNMADLSQKVAELEQTGVVSVIAVIFLFVFGTKSAIFPLYYWLPHSYFAPPAAIAALFGGLLTKVGVYTILRTYTLIFPHDPLVFQILLILGGLTMFIGVLGAVSQFDFKRILAVHIVSQVGYMIMGIGIFTPLAIAGTFYFLVHNIIVKSALFLYAGIAEKITGTSHLKQMSGLLKTHPYVGWLFFITAFSLAGIPPLSGFFGKFALVVAGLEAGHYFIIAVSLITGVLTLFSMLKIFMTSFWGEVKAPDPDAKNKKVGNLLVTTLPLVALTIILGVAAEPFIHFSLELAEQLMDPSDYINSVLKE; from the coding sequence ACACATTCAGCGCGTTGCCAGTATTATTGCCACGAGCTCGATGCTTGTTATATCAAGTTATATGACATATATCGTATATACTGATGGCATTCAAACCATTGAATTGGGTGCATGGCCAGCACCTTTTGGTATCGTACTAGTAGCTGATCTATTATCCAGTTCACTCGTCACCCTTTCCGCCCTCCTTTCTATCGTCTGTTTAATTTTTGCTTTTCAGACGTTTTCAGCAGAGCGTGAAAAGAACTATTTTCATCCCTTTTTTCTCTTTTTAATGGTAGGGGTGAACGGATCGTTCTTAACTGGGGATTTATTTAACCTGTTTGTCTTTTTCGAAGTGATGTTAATCGCCTCGTTTATTCTCATCTCAATGGGAAGTAAAAGGTATCAACTTCGTGAGTCTTTGAAGTATGTTATTATAAACACTGTCTCATCAATGTTTTTCATTACTGCTATTGCCTATCTTTATGGGGTCACCGGCACGTTAAATATGGCTGACCTGTCTCAAAAAGTAGCAGAATTAGAGCAGACTGGTGTTGTATCAGTTATCGCGGTAATCTTTCTATTTGTTTTCGGGACTAAAAGTGCTATTTTCCCATTGTACTACTGGCTTCCCCACTCTTACTTTGCCCCTCCTGCGGCCATCGCAGCGCTTTTTGGAGGGTTGTTAACAAAAGTCGGCGTCTATACGATTTTGCGAACATATACACTTATTTTTCCGCATGATCCGCTTGTTTTTCAAATATTACTTATTCTTGGCGGTTTAACGATGTTTATCGGGGTACTCGGCGCCGTATCTCAGTTTGACTTTAAACGAATTCTTGCTGTTCATATTGTCAGTCAGGTAGGCTATATGATTATGGGAATCGGGATCTTCACACCTTTGGCCATTGCGGGAACATTCTATTTTCTCGTTCATAACATTATCGTAAAATCGGCTCTGTTCCTTTATGCGGGAATCGCAGAAAAAATCACTGGGACATCTCATCTGAAACAGATGAGTGGGTTGCTTAAAACACATCCATACGTCGGTTGGCTATTCTTTATTACTGCCTTTTCATTAGCAGGGATTCCCCCTCTAAGTGGTTTTTTTGGAAAGTTCGCTCTCGTTGTAGCTGGGTTAGAAGCAGGACATTATTTTATTATTGCAGTCAGTCTTATTACTGGGGTTTTAACATTGTTCTCCATGCTTAAGATTTTCATGACGTCCTTTTGGGGAGAAGTTAAAGCGCCTGACCCAGACGCAAAAAATAAAAAGGTTGGTAACCTGTTAGTTACTACCCTCCCATTAGTTGCTTTAACCATTATCTTAGGGGTAGCAGCTGAACCATTTATCCATTTTTCATTGGAACTTGCTGAGCAACTTATGGATCCTTCCGACTATATTAATTCTGTGCTTAAGGAGTAG